The proteins below are encoded in one region of Chloroflexota bacterium:
- a CDS encoding adenosylcobalamin-dependent ribonucleoside-diphosphate reductase — MTATFSENAAKLLRLRYLRRDPNRTIVETPSELIRRVAGAVAAADALYGASADAKRTAANFARLMAQIDFLPNSPALMNAGTPLGQLHGCFVLPVEDSLEKIFDSVRAAALIQQSGGGTGFSFSRLRPRGDVVLSTRRSSSGAVSFISIFDQATAVVTTGGLRRGANMGVLRVDHPDIDEFIHAKQDPRALPTFNLSVGVPDSFMHAVAHRQSYPLVNPRTGAVVRSVDARGLLDEIARCAWANGQPGLLFLDRINRDNPTPELGPLEATNPCSEQPLLPYEACCLGSINLAHMVRSGDGGPAVDWPRLRRAVRLGVHFLDNAVDVSRYPLGEIEEMCLTNRKIGLGVMGFADLLIRLRIPYASEEAVATAKRVMHFIRREAIAASEALAAVRGPFPEFRRSVFADHGAKPRRNATLTTVAPTGSLSILADCSSGIEPIYALSYRRVLAEGETLEFLHHAVAELAQEFGVAVEEMLERLTTRSTALPDSIHTVLAASHQIAPEWHLKVQAAFQDEVDAGISKTVNLPPGATVETVKETFLQAFALGLKGITVFRDESRPGQPLHLASFCLACDAPPSQPVDAGAPASR, encoded by the coding sequence GTGACGGCGACGTTCTCCGAAAACGCGGCAAAGCTGCTTCGCCTTCGATATTTGCGCCGTGATCCCAATCGGACGATTGTCGAGACCCCATCCGAACTGATTCGCCGAGTGGCCGGGGCCGTTGCAGCCGCCGACGCTCTGTACGGCGCGTCCGCGGACGCCAAACGCACCGCGGCGAATTTTGCCCGCTTGATGGCGCAGATCGACTTCCTGCCCAACTCACCCGCCCTGATGAACGCCGGTACTCCGCTCGGTCAACTCCATGGCTGCTTCGTGCTCCCCGTGGAAGATTCGCTCGAGAAAATCTTTGACAGCGTCCGAGCGGCAGCCCTCATTCAGCAGTCGGGCGGCGGGACCGGATTCTCGTTCTCGCGACTCCGGCCCCGGGGCGACGTGGTCCTCTCGACCAGGCGCAGCTCGAGCGGCGCCGTGTCCTTCATCAGCATCTTTGATCAGGCGACCGCGGTCGTCACGACTGGCGGTCTGCGGCGGGGCGCCAACATGGGGGTTCTCCGCGTCGATCATCCGGACATCGACGAGTTCATCCACGCCAAGCAGGATCCGCGAGCCCTACCCACGTTCAACCTGTCGGTCGGCGTGCCCGATTCCTTCATGCACGCCGTCGCCCACAGGCAATCGTACCCGCTCGTCAACCCCCGCACCGGAGCTGTGGTCCGATCGGTCGACGCGCGCGGGCTGTTGGACGAGATTGCGCGCTGCGCGTGGGCCAACGGCCAGCCTGGGCTCCTCTTCCTCGATCGAATCAACCGCGACAACCCAACGCCGGAGCTCGGGCCCCTCGAGGCAACGAACCCGTGCTCCGAGCAGCCGCTCCTGCCATACGAAGCGTGCTGCCTCGGATCAATCAACCTCGCGCACATGGTTCGATCTGGCGATGGTGGGCCGGCCGTCGATTGGCCGCGCCTCCGCCGCGCGGTCCGGCTCGGGGTCCACTTCCTCGACAATGCGGTGGACGTGAGCCGGTACCCGCTCGGCGAGATCGAGGAGATGTGCCTGACGAATCGAAAGATCGGCCTCGGCGTGATGGGGTTCGCGGATCTGCTCATCCGTCTGCGCATCCCCTACGCGTCAGAGGAGGCGGTTGCGACGGCGAAGCGCGTCATGCATTTCATCCGACGGGAGGCCATCGCCGCTTCGGAGGCGCTGGCAGCCGTTCGGGGACCCTTCCCCGAGTTCCGGAGAAGCGTGTTCGCCGATCACGGTGCGAAGCCGCGGCGAAACGCCACGCTCACGACCGTTGCGCCCACCGGGAGCCTCAGTATCCTCGCCGACTGCTCCTCGGGTATCGAGCCCATCTATGCGCTGTCGTACCGCCGGGTGCTCGCCGAGGGAGAGACGCTGGAATTTCTGCACCACGCCGTAGCGGAGCTTGCCCAGGAATTCGGCGTCGCGGTGGAGGAGATGCTGGAGCGCCTTACCACGCGGTCGACCGCGCTGCCCGATTCTATCCACACCGTTTTGGCCGCGAGCCACCAGATTGCGCCCGAGTGGCACCTCAAAGTGCAGGCAGCGTTTCAGGACGAAGTTGACGCGGGGATCAGCAAGACCGTCAATCTCCCTCCTGGCGCAACGGTGGAGACGGTGAAAGAGACCTTTCTGCAGGCCTTCGCGCTTGGGCTCAAGGGCATTACCGTATTCCGCGATGAAAGCCGACCCGGACAACCCCTGCACCTGGCGAGCTTCTGCCTGGCGTGTGATGCACCGCCATCGCAACCGGTCGATGCCGGCGCCCCGGCGTCTCGCTAG
- a CDS encoding alpha-ketoacid dehydrogenase subunit beta — protein sequence MTKMTYRDALRGALREILANDPSAFIMGEDVGRYGGSFAVTHGLLEEFGPDRVRDTPLSESTFVGAGIGAALAGMRPIVEVMTINFSLLALDQVVNNAAAIRYMSGGQFEIPLVVRMASGGGRQMAAQHAHSLEGWYAHVPGIRVLAPATVADARGMMLAAMAEHDPVFIFEHALLYPLAQDVDERAGPCDIDHASIRRAGSDVSLITYGGSLGKVLDAAHELAQRGIEADVLDLRTLRPLDMATVLESVAKTHRAVIVDEGWRTGSLAGEVAAQIMERAFDSLDWPVGRVCSAEVPMPYAKHLEDAVLPQPATIVAAVQGMFADHG from the coding sequence ATGACGAAGATGACCTATCGCGACGCGCTGCGCGGCGCCCTGAGAGAGATCCTGGCGAACGACCCCAGCGCGTTCATCATGGGCGAAGACGTCGGACGCTACGGGGGCTCGTTCGCCGTGACCCATGGCCTCCTCGAGGAGTTCGGGCCAGACCGCGTGCGGGACACGCCGCTTTCGGAGTCGACCTTTGTCGGCGCCGGCATTGGCGCCGCCCTCGCAGGCATGCGTCCGATCGTCGAGGTGATGACCATCAACTTCAGCCTGCTGGCTCTCGACCAGGTCGTGAACAACGCGGCGGCCATCCGCTACATGTCCGGCGGCCAGTTCGAGATCCCCCTCGTCGTGCGCATGGCCAGCGGGGGCGGCCGGCAAATGGCCGCCCAGCATGCCCACAGCCTGGAAGGCTGGTACGCGCACGTGCCCGGGATTCGGGTTCTGGCGCCGGCCACGGTCGCCGATGCGCGCGGCATGATGCTGGCAGCGATGGCAGAGCACGATCCGGTGTTCATATTCGAGCACGCGCTCCTCTACCCCTTAGCGCAAGATGTTGACGAGCGCGCCGGCCCTTGCGACATCGACCACGCGTCCATCCGGCGTGCGGGCAGCGACGTGAGTCTCATCACCTATGGGGGATCGCTGGGGAAGGTGTTGGACGCGGCGCACGAGCTGGCGCAACGCGGGATCGAGGCAGACGTCCTCGACCTGCGTACGCTTCGTCCGCTCGACATGGCGACCGTCCTCGAATCCGTCGCGAAGACCCATCGCGCCGTGATCGTCGACGAGGGGTGGAGGACCGGCAGCCTGGCCGGGGAGGTGGCGGCACAGATCATGGAGCGGGCGTTTGACTCGCTCGACTGGCCGGTTGGGCGGGTGTGCAGCGCGGAGGTCCCGATGCCGTACGCGAAACATCTGGAAGACGCGGTGCTGCCCCAGCCCGCGACCATCGTCGCCGCTGTGCAGGGGATGTTCGCCGACCATGGGTGA
- a CDS encoding dihydrolipoamide acetyltransferase family protein, translated as MGEFVMPILGADMQAGTLVAWHKGPGDTVRRGEIIADVETDKAVVEVEVFTDGVVEELLVQPGEKVPVGTPLAIIREPGETTASLRPAVTTTQPLATAAPMPAPQATEPSRRGPRISPAARKLARELGIDVSAIVGTGPGGRVQIEDVQRAVTPAAAPAPSDRATRMRQAIAAAMTRSSQEIPHFYLQQTIDMAAALAWLAAENARRSVAERLLSSVLLIKATALALRDVPELNATWAGDHVERIANVHVGVAISLRGGGLVAPALHDANQRSLDELMRDLRDLVGRARAGTLRASEMSDPTITVTNLGDLGAEAAFGIIFPPQVALVGFGRIVERPWVVDGAIVARPVVVATLSADHRVADGHRGSVFLAAIDRLLQEPQKL; from the coding sequence ATGGGTGAGTTTGTGATGCCCATCCTGGGGGCGGATATGCAGGCCGGCACCCTGGTCGCCTGGCACAAGGGACCGGGCGATACGGTGCGCCGCGGCGAGATCATCGCCGACGTGGAGACAGACAAGGCGGTCGTCGAGGTCGAGGTCTTCACCGACGGTGTCGTCGAAGAGCTGCTCGTTCAGCCCGGGGAGAAAGTGCCGGTCGGCACGCCCCTCGCCATCATTCGCGAGCCGGGTGAGACGACGGCCTCCCTGCGCCCGGCGGTCACCACAACTCAGCCGTTGGCCACGGCAGCCCCCATGCCAGCACCCCAGGCGACGGAGCCATCCAGACGGGGACCCCGGATCTCCCCCGCGGCGCGCAAACTCGCGCGGGAGCTGGGGATCGACGTCAGCGCCATCGTCGGAACGGGCCCGGGCGGGCGCGTGCAGATCGAGGATGTCCAACGCGCCGTAACACCAGCCGCCGCGCCCGCTCCCTCGGATCGCGCGACGCGAATGCGCCAGGCGATCGCCGCGGCCATGACGCGATCCAGTCAGGAGATCCCACATTTCTATCTGCAGCAGACCATCGACATGGCGGCGGCGCTGGCGTGGCTCGCCGCGGAAAACGCGCGCCGGTCCGTGGCCGAGCGTCTGCTCTCCAGCGTCTTGTTGATCAAGGCAACGGCGCTCGCGCTTCGCGACGTGCCGGAGCTGAACGCCACGTGGGCCGGCGACCACGTGGAGCGCATCGCCAATGTGCACGTCGGCGTCGCGATCTCCCTGCGCGGCGGCGGCCTCGTAGCGCCTGCGCTGCACGACGCCAACCAGCGCAGTCTCGACGAGCTGATGCGAGACCTGCGCGACTTGGTGGGGCGCGCGCGGGCCGGCACGCTCCGCGCGTCGGAAATGTCTGACCCGACCATCACCGTCACGAACCTGGGAGACCTGGGCGCGGAAGCCGCGTTCGGGATCATCTTCCCGCCCCAGGTGGCCCTCGTCGGATTCGGCCGGATCGTGGAGCGCCCCTGGGTGGTCGACGGCGCGATCGTCGCCCGGCCGGTGGTCGTCGCGACGCTCTCCGCCGACCACCGAGTCGCCGACGGGCACCGCGGTAGCGTATTCCTGGCGGCCATCGACCGCCTCCTCCAGGAGCCACAGAAGCTATGA
- the pdhA gene encoding pyruvate dehydrogenase (acetyl-transferring) E1 component subunit alpha, whose protein sequence is MTSPVVSSSPPTNRAHAQALLRTMLLIRRFEEKAAEVYQIGKIRGFLHLYIGQEAVAVGAMQAITPDDAVVATYREHGHALARGVSADVLMAEMFGKATGCSRGRGGSMHFFDATRRFYGGYAIVGGGLPIAVGLALADRLQGNHRVTACFFGEGAVVEGEFHESLNLAALWKLPVLFCCENNRYAMGTAIERSHAVTDVAQRARAYGIEAEAVDGMDVLAVERATSERAQLVRERMEPQLLEFRTYRFRGHSMADPQLYRSQDEVERWKARDPIPAFQRLLQQEHLISDQDLARIETSVDAEIEAAVAFAEASPWEPVEDVAKFVTSR, encoded by the coding sequence ATGACATCACCTGTCGTTTCGTCGAGCCCGCCTACCAATCGGGCCCATGCCCAGGCGCTCTTGCGCACGATGCTGTTGATCCGCCGCTTCGAGGAGAAGGCGGCGGAGGTCTACCAGATCGGAAAGATCCGCGGGTTCCTCCACCTGTATATCGGCCAGGAGGCGGTGGCCGTCGGCGCGATGCAGGCCATCACGCCGGACGACGCCGTCGTCGCGACCTATCGGGAGCACGGCCACGCGCTCGCCCGGGGAGTTTCCGCCGACGTCCTCATGGCGGAGATGTTCGGGAAGGCAACCGGATGCAGCCGGGGTCGCGGCGGGTCCATGCACTTCTTCGACGCCACCCGCCGGTTCTACGGAGGGTACGCCATCGTTGGTGGCGGCCTGCCGATCGCGGTGGGGCTCGCGCTTGCGGACAGGCTCCAGGGGAACCACCGCGTGACCGCCTGCTTCTTCGGGGAGGGGGCGGTCGTGGAGGGCGAGTTCCACGAGTCGCTGAACCTGGCGGCACTCTGGAAGCTCCCGGTACTCTTCTGCTGCGAGAACAACCGCTACGCCATGGGCACCGCCATCGAGCGGTCGCACGCCGTCACCGACGTTGCCCAACGGGCCCGCGCGTACGGGATCGAAGCCGAGGCGGTGGACGGCATGGACGTCCTGGCCGTGGAGCGAGCGACGAGTGAGCGCGCGCAGCTCGTACGCGAGCGAATGGAGCCGCAGCTTCTGGAGTTTCGCACCTATCGATTTCGCGGGCATTCGATGGCCGATCCCCAGCTCTATCGGAGCCAGGACGAGGTCGAGCGATGGAAAGCGCGCGACCCCATTCCGGCGTTCCAGCGACTCCTGCAACAGGAGCATTTGATCTCCGACCAGGATCTCGCACGGATCGAGACCTCCGTGGACGCCGAAATCGAAGCCGCGGTCGCGTTCGCCGAAGCGAGCCCGTGGGAGCCGGTCGAGGATGTGGCCAAATTCGTGACGAGCAGGTGA
- a CDS encoding acyl carrier protein encodes MKETEIRENVVRILGEIAPEADLAALDPDANIRDQLDIDSMDLLNFVVAIDHELRIPIPETDYRKLATLNGCVEYLAARLATATT; translated from the coding sequence ATGAAAGAGACGGAAATTCGCGAGAACGTGGTTCGAATCCTGGGCGAGATCGCGCCGGAAGCGGACCTCGCTGCTCTCGATCCGGATGCCAACATCCGTGACCAGCTCGACATCGACTCGATGGATCTCCTGAACTTCGTCGTCGCCATCGATCACGAGCTTCGGATTCCGATTCCTGAGACGGATTATCGGAAGCTCGCCACGCTGAACGGCTGCGTCGAGTACCTGGCGGCGCGTCTCGCGACGGCGACCACATAA
- a CDS encoding archease, giving the protein MERSGVDPPMNSGSSRCGYAVLEHTADVGLRVWGTTPAEAFGQAARGMLAIIVGPDASILRASRPVETREVRIDGVDLVDLLVSWLSELLVLLDADGFLPIDPRIDVCGPTELHAWVSGYQLAENEWPGGLMIKAVTYHQARVDVRDDRVEAQVIFDI; this is encoded by the coding sequence GTGGAGCGCAGCGGCGTCGATCCGCCCATGAATAGCGGCAGCTCCCGCTGCGGCTATGCCGTCCTGGAGCATACGGCCGATGTCGGGCTGCGCGTGTGGGGGACCACGCCGGCTGAGGCCTTCGGGCAGGCCGCCCGCGGAATGTTGGCCATCATCGTCGGCCCCGATGCTTCCATCCTGCGTGCTTCGCGCCCGGTTGAAACGCGCGAGGTCCGAATCGACGGCGTCGACCTGGTCGATCTCCTGGTTAGCTGGCTCTCGGAGCTGCTCGTCTTGCTCGATGCGGACGGATTCCTGCCCATCGACCCACGTATCGACGTGTGCGGACCAACCGAGCTTCACGCCTGGGTCAGCGGATACCAGCTAGCCGAGAATGAGTGGCCGGGTGGTCTCATGATCAAAGCGGTGACCTACCACCAGGCGCGCGTCGATGTGCGGGATGACCGGGTCGAGGCTCAGGTCATCTTCGACATCTAG
- a CDS encoding BON domain-containing protein, producing MVSAVKSDSDIKSDVVAELKWDSRVDETDIGVEVQDGIVTLTGTVPSYAARIAAQNAAHRVRDVLDVVNHVDVRLPTSTIRTDVDIAADVRRALERDVFVAADRIRTTVSHGELTLEGEVDLLRERDDAWNAVLHINGVTRIVNKLEVRRPELSPYQIRRAIEDALQRQLAREVERIEVLVADGTVTLQGKVRSWPEKRAAIEATRHAPGVSSVVDQLEVAAEG from the coding sequence ATGGTGAGCGCTGTGAAATCCGATTCCGATATCAAATCCGACGTCGTGGCCGAGTTGAAGTGGGACTCGCGGGTGGACGAGACGGATATAGGCGTCGAGGTGCAGGATGGCATTGTCACCCTCACCGGCACCGTTCCGAGCTATGCGGCTCGCATCGCGGCGCAGAACGCCGCGCATCGGGTTCGGGACGTTCTGGACGTTGTCAACCACGTGGACGTTCGACTTCCGACAAGCACCATCCGCACCGACGTGGACATCGCCGCGGACGTGCGTCGCGCTCTAGAACGCGACGTGTTCGTCGCCGCGGATCGGATTCGCACCACCGTTTCTCACGGCGAGCTGACGCTCGAGGGGGAGGTCGACCTCCTGCGGGAGCGTGACGACGCGTGGAACGCGGTCCTGCACATCAATGGCGTGACGCGCATCGTCAACAAGCTGGAAGTCCGGCGCCCCGAACTGTCCCCCTACCAGATCCGACGAGCGATCGAGGACGCGCTGCAGCGCCAGCTCGCGCGCGAGGTAGAGCGGATCGAGGTCCTGGTGGCCGACGGGACCGTTACGCTGCAGGGGAAGGTGCGCTCGTGGCCCGAAAAGCGGGCCGCCATCGAGGCCACGCGTCACGCGCCCGGCGTCAGCTCCGTCGTCGATCAGCTCGAGGTCGCGGCCGAAGGCTGA
- a CDS encoding RtcB family protein — protein MPGMRVPGLIFADEALMGTMAADMAIQQVANVATLPGIVGHAIAMPDIHWGYGFPIGGVAATRASDGVVSPGGVGFDINCGVRLLRTPLRREEVLPHLKELVDQIFRDVPAGMGHAAARTLTPYDEDGILSKGAAWAVGMGLGTQADLDVIESGGALPGAEPARVSERARKRGAGQLGTLGSGNHFLEVQAVRSISDEEAARVFGLTGPGQIVVSIHTGSRGLGHQVCQDALAVMQRAMARYDIDVPDRQLACAPVGSPEGQEYLAAMAAAANFAWANRQAITAAVRDGFRRVLGIADADDSIQIVYDVAHNIAKLERHVVNGEELELCVHRKGATRAFPAGHPDVPARYRTVGQPVLVPGDMGRYSFLCVGLGGAMQETWGSSCHGAGRTLSRHAATRALVNIDVAERLRQRGILVRAQNRRALAEESSEAYKDVREVVSILERAGIAGIVAELEPLGVIKG, from the coding sequence ATGCCCGGTATGCGGGTGCCCGGCCTGATTTTTGCGGACGAGGCGCTCATGGGCACGATGGCCGCCGACATGGCCATCCAGCAGGTGGCCAACGTGGCCACACTCCCTGGCATCGTCGGCCACGCCATCGCGATGCCCGACATCCACTGGGGCTACGGCTTTCCCATCGGCGGTGTGGCGGCGACGCGGGCTTCTGACGGCGTGGTTTCGCCGGGCGGGGTCGGGTTCGACATCAACTGCGGCGTACGACTCCTTCGGACGCCCCTGCGTCGCGAAGAAGTCCTGCCCCATTTGAAGGAGCTCGTCGACCAGATCTTTCGCGACGTGCCGGCGGGGATGGGACACGCCGCTGCGCGAACGTTGACGCCATACGATGAGGACGGGATCCTTTCCAAGGGTGCGGCGTGGGCCGTGGGCATGGGCCTCGGCACCCAGGCCGATCTCGACGTGATCGAGTCGGGCGGCGCCCTTCCCGGCGCAGAACCGGCGCGCGTGAGCGAGCGGGCTCGCAAGCGGGGCGCGGGACAGCTCGGCACCCTCGGCTCCGGAAACCACTTCCTCGAGGTACAGGCCGTGAGGTCCATTTCCGACGAGGAGGCGGCGCGCGTCTTCGGACTCACCGGGCCAGGCCAGATCGTCGTGTCGATCCACACGGGCTCGCGCGGACTTGGGCACCAGGTGTGTCAGGATGCGCTGGCGGTGATGCAGCGGGCGATGGCGCGCTACGATATCGACGTGCCCGACCGGCAACTGGCCTGCGCTCCCGTCGGGTCACCCGAGGGCCAGGAGTATCTGGCAGCGATGGCAGCGGCCGCCAATTTCGCATGGGCCAATCGCCAGGCGATCACCGCGGCAGTGCGCGACGGCTTTCGGCGGGTGCTTGGCATCGCCGATGCGGACGATTCGATCCAGATCGTGTACGACGTGGCCCACAACATCGCGAAGCTCGAACGGCATGTCGTCAATGGCGAGGAACTGGAGCTGTGCGTCCACCGAAAGGGCGCCACCCGGGCATTTCCGGCCGGCCATCCCGACGTGCCGGCCCGTTATCGCACGGTCGGGCAGCCGGTCCTGGTGCCCGGCGACATGGGACGCTATTCCTTCCTCTGTGTGGGGCTGGGCGGAGCGATGCAGGAAACCTGGGGATCGAGTTGCCATGGCGCCGGGCGAACGTTGAGCCGGCACGCCGCCACGCGCGCCCTCGTGAACATCGACGTCGCGGAGCGGCTTCGGCAGCGCGGGATCCTCGTCCGCGCCCAGAATCGGCGCGCCCTCGCAGAGGAGTCGAGCGAGGCGTACAAGGACGTCCGAGAGGTCGTCTCAATCCTGGAGCGCGCAGGCATCGCCGGAATCGTGGCGGAGCTGGAGCCGCTGGGCGTCATCAAGGGATAG